A part of Brassica rapa cultivar Chiifu-401-42 chromosome A05, CAAS_Brap_v3.01, whole genome shotgun sequence genomic DNA contains:
- the LOC103867584 gene encoding endoglucanase 11, which translates to MEIHRHRRWHFLLLITISSAISLIGVSSETEVGGFDYGEALSKSLLYFEAQRSGRLPYNQRVTWRDHSGLTDGLEQGVDLVGGYHDAGDHVKFGLPMAFTVTMLSWSVIEYGDSLASTGELSHALEAIKWGTDYFIKAHTSPNVLWAEVGDGDTDHYCWQRPEDMTTSRRAFKIDENNPGSDLAGETAAAMAAASIVFRTTNPHYSHLLLHHAQQLFEFGDKYRGKYDESLRVVKSYYASVSGYMDELLWGATWLYRATDNDHYMSYVVDMAHQLGGLSWAMSEFSWDVKFAGVQLLASMLIKEDKHKQHSEVLQQYKSKADHYLCSILNKNINGTNVQRTPGGLLYVRQWNNMQYVSTASFLLTVYSDHLRKSNSDLECHEGTVTPDEMLVFAKSQIDYILGSNPMKTSYLVGYGPKYPTRVHHRGASIASYKDYKGFIGCTQGYDYWYGRSEPNPSVLVGALVGGPDDRDNFFDRRDNYVQTEACTYNTAPLVGVFARLIEIEEQKLEEEDVRLVATYRK; encoded by the exons ATGGAGATTCACCGACACAGACGATGGCATTTTCTCCTTCTGATAACTATCTCCTCCGCCATATCGTTGATCGGTGTTTCTTCAGAGACAGAGGTTGGAGGGTTCGACTATGGTGAAGCATTGTCTAAGAGCTTACTCTACTTCGAAGCTCAAAGATCAGGTCGACTTCCGTACAACCAGCGCGTGACGTGGCGTGATCACTCCGGTCTCACCGACGGTCTAGAGCAAGGG gtagatttagtGGGAGGATATCATGACGCCGGAGACCATGTTAAATTTGGACTTCCGATGGCTTTCACGGTGACAATGCTGTCTTGGAGTGTAATAGAGTACGGTGACTCACTCGCTTCCACCGGCGAGCTATCTCACGCGCTTGAAGCCATCAAATGGGGAACCGATTACTTCATCAAAGCTCACACAAGCCCAAATGTTCTATGGGCCGAAGTAGGCGACGGTGACACTGACCACTACTGTTGGCAGAGACCGGAGGACATGACGACTTCACGGCGAGCTTTCAAGATCGACGAGAATAATCCTGGATCAGATCTGGCCGGAGAAACAGCCGCGGCTATGGCTGCAGCTTCGATCGTATTCCGCACAACCAATCCACATTACTCTCACCTTCTCCTGCACCATGCCCAACAA TTGTTTGAGTTTGGAGACAAGTACAGAGGCAAATATGATGAGAGTCTACGTGTTGTAAAAAGTTATTATGCCTCGGTGAGTGGTTACATGGACGAGCTTTTATGGGGTGCCACATGGCTCTATCGAGCCACCGACAATGATCACTATATGAGTTATGTGGTTGACATGGCGCACCAACTCGGTGGCCTTTCTTGGGCCATGTCTGAGTTCAGCTGGGACGTCAAGTTCGCTGGTGTTCAACTTCTCGCCTCCATG TTGATAAAAGAAGACAAACACAAGCAACATTCTGAAGTCCTACAACAGTACAAATCAAAGGCCGATCATTACCTATGCTCAATTCTCAACAAGAACATCAACGGCACAAATGTCCAACGAACACCAGGCGGTTTACTCTACGTCCGGCAATGGAACAACATGCAATACGTTTCTACCGCATCTTTCCTCCTAACAGTGTATTCCGACCACCTCCGTAAATCAAACTCCGATCTCGAATGCCACGAAGGAACTGTTACTCCTGATGAGATGCTCGTGTTTGCCAAGTCGCAAATAGACTACATTTTAGGATCAAACCCGATGAAAACAAGTTACCTAGTCGGATACGGTCCAAAATATCCGACTAGGGTTCATCATAGAGGTGCATCGATCGCTTCTTATAAAGATTACAAAGGGTTCATTGGATGCACTCAAGGGTATGATTATTGGTACGGACGGTCCGAGCCTAATCCAAGTGTTTTAGTTGGGGCTTTGGTCGGAGGACCGGATGACCGAGATAATTTTTTTGACCGGAGGGATAATTACGTTCAAACCGAGGCTTGTACGTACAATACTGCCCCTTTGGTCGGTGTGTTTGCGAGACTTATAGAGATTGAGGAGCAGAaacttgaagaagaagatgttcgCCTGGTTGCAACTTATAGGAAATAG